The Deltaproteobacteria bacterium genome has a window encoding:
- the ndk gene encoding nucleoside-diphosphate kinase codes for MNQRTLSIIKPDGVSRSLIGEVIKRIEAADLKIKAMKMIHMTKEQAKGFYKVHEGKPFYESLTDFMSSGPCIVMVLEGEEAIRRYRELMGATNYEEAEEGTIRREFATDIEKNVVHGSDAEATARFEIGYFFNALEIH; via the coding sequence ATGAACCAGCGAACACTTTCAATCATCAAGCCGGACGGTGTTTCCAGAAGCCTGATCGGGGAAGTCATTAAACGTATCGAGGCCGCGGATCTTAAAATCAAAGCCATGAAGATGATCCACATGACCAAAGAGCAGGCAAAGGGATTTTACAAGGTCCATGAGGGCAAACCGTTCTATGAAAGCCTGACGGATTTCATGTCCTCCGGTCCCTGTATCGTAATGGTGCTCGAGGGCGAGGAGGCCATCAGGCGTTACCGAGAGCTGATGGGGGCCACAAACTACGAGGAGGCGGAAGAGGGCACCATCCGGCGGGAATTTGCAACGGACATCGAAAAGAATGTCGTCCACGGCTCAGACGCAGAGGCTACTGCCCGCTTTGAAATCGGTTATTTTTTCAATGCCCTCGAAATCCACTAA
- a CDS encoding YkgJ family cysteine cluster protein, translated as MDRGHLFHFRCYPGISCFTQCCRDVTILLTPYDVVRLKNGLGISSDTFLDSYTLVLPKKNRLIPMVVLKMNEDDKRCPFVSEKGCSVYPDRPWPCRMYPLDMADDGTFHLITDPARCGGLKEKDTWKIDEWLKDQGTDPYDEMNELLSTITIPLQARDLDIDNPDISRMVFMSLYNLDKFREFVFKSSFLDRLDVEPERVERIKENDIELLKFSFDWIKFGLFGEKLFWVKETPRP; from the coding sequence ATGGACCGGGGACACCTCTTCCATTTCAGGTGTTACCCGGGAATATCTTGCTTTACACAGTGCTGCAGGGATGTCACCATTCTGCTCACGCCCTATGATGTGGTCAGGCTGAAAAACGGTCTCGGGATCTCATCCGATACCTTTTTAGACAGCTATACCCTGGTCCTTCCCAAAAAAAATCGTCTTATTCCCATGGTCGTTCTAAAGATGAACGAAGATGACAAGAGGTGTCCCTTTGTTTCTGAAAAGGGTTGCTCGGTCTATCCTGATCGTCCATGGCCCTGCAGGATGTATCCCCTGGATATGGCGGACGATGGGACTTTTCACCTGATTACGGATCCCGCCCGGTGTGGAGGCCTGAAGGAAAAAGACACCTGGAAAATCGATGAATGGCTGAAAGACCAGGGCACCGATCCTTACGATGAAATGAACGAGCTTCTATCCACTATCACAATCCCGCTCCAGGCCCGCGACCTGGATATCGACAACCCAGACATTTCCAGGATGGTCTTCATGTCCCTTTACAATCTCGATAAGTTCAGGGAATTCGTATTCAAAAGCTCTTTTCTTGATCGCCTGGACGTAGAACCTGAACGGGTTGAAAGGATAAAGGAAAACGACATCGAGCTCCTGAAATTCTCTTTTGACTGGATCAAATTCGGTCTTTTTGGGGAGAAGCTGTTCTGGGTCAAAGAAACACCGCGCCCGTAG
- a CDS encoding YkgJ family cysteine cluster protein has product MPDSVESGTVFHPLKESSFQFGCHRGIECFTKCCADLKLVLTPYDILRMKRRLELRSDVFLDRYTDTRLEPDFRFPRVILKMRDDDRRTCPFVTTDGCSIYEDRPGACRIYPLGRASMVLEDGKGKVSKEKFFIVREKHCLGFSEGRRWTPEEWMENEGLGEYNRLNDQWQEILTSSKNLGNADEIPRKIQMFFMASYNLDRFREFIFRSRFLSLFEVNPSEREDIASDDTALLHFAFRWLKFSLYGEGTIKMKA; this is encoded by the coding sequence ATGCCTGATTCTGTGGAAAGTGGAACCGTCTTCCACCCCTTGAAGGAATCCTCGTTTCAATTCGGGTGTCATAGGGGAATCGAATGCTTCACGAAGTGTTGTGCCGACCTCAAGCTCGTTCTGACGCCTTACGACATCCTCAGGATGAAAAGGCGACTGGAGCTCAGGTCGGACGTTTTCCTGGATCGGTACACGGACACCCGGTTGGAGCCCGATTTCAGGTTCCCCCGTGTGATCTTGAAGATGCGGGATGATGATCGGAGGACTTGTCCCTTCGTTACAACGGATGGATGTTCCATTTACGAGGACCGGCCGGGGGCGTGCAGGATCTATCCGCTTGGTCGGGCCTCTATGGTACTGGAGGATGGGAAAGGAAAGGTTTCGAAGGAAAAATTCTTCATCGTTCGGGAAAAACATTGTCTCGGTTTCAGCGAAGGCCGGAGATGGACCCCGGAAGAATGGATGGAAAACGAAGGATTAGGGGAATACAATCGACTGAATGATCAATGGCAGGAGATCCTTACCTCATCCAAGAACCTTGGGAATGCGGATGAGATTCCCCGAAAAATCCAGATGTTTTTCATGGCCTCATACAACCTGGATCGGTTCCGCGAATTCATCTTTAGGTCCCGCTTCCTATCGCTTTTCGAGGTGAATCCTTCAGAGAGGGAAGACATCGCCTCCGACGATACGGCCTTGCTCCATTTTGCCTTTCGGTGGCTGAAATTCAGCCTTTACGGTGAAGGAACCATCAAGATGAAAGCCTGA
- a CDS encoding ogr/Delta-like zinc finger family protein — translation MESKDVPKCPHCGALMKKWRTPADSTWATAFQWVCFNDECPYFVRGWDFMMETQGVKASYRHRMNPETGKSGPLPAWSYDAHKDRIIED, via the coding sequence ATGGAAAGCAAGGATGTTCCGAAATGCCCCCATTGCGGTGCCTTAATGAAAAAATGGCGCACTCCAGCGGATTCCACCTGGGCGACGGCCTTCCAGTGGGTCTGTTTCAATGATGAATGCCCATATTTCGTGCGCGGCTGGGACTTCATGATGGAGACCCAGGGTGTCAAGGCCTCGTACAGGCACCGTATGAACCCGGAAACCGGAAAGTCGGGACCGTTGCCCGCTTGGTCCTATGATGCTCACAAGGACCGGATAATCGAAGATTGA
- a CDS encoding 4Fe-4S dicluster domain-containing protein produces the protein MSVRVDPNLMKELREFGLKDASKCFHCGNCTAVCPLSTPENPFPRKLVKYAQMGLKDKLLKSPEPWLCYYCGDCSDNCPRQADPGETMMVMRRYLTSQYDWTGFARRFYTSEKFEIFAIVVVALLVGLALLLFRAGNPNMEHAHLNSVWPAPAIEIADLIMAGVLTFFLLSNTYRCFSFIMGDLKSKIPLEHYLMEAKELVIHFLTQKKFSDCTDKMQWLVHLLIMTGYSTAFMLVVIFLAGGIHVVGLSWEKIMFQRDVIYPFFHPIRLLGYYATFALLYGTTYALIGRIKKSKAPYKNSHGTDWMFLILLQLTTLTGIIVHFTRLLDWPMATYVIYAIHLMIAVPMLVLEVPFAKWAHLAFRPVVVYLMAVKDRYEKSLKGAA, from the coding sequence ATGAGTGTTAGAGTGGACCCGAACCTGATGAAGGAACTAAGGGAATTCGGGCTGAAAGATGCCAGTAAGTGTTTTCATTGCGGAAATTGCACGGCGGTCTGCCCCCTGTCCACACCGGAGAATCCTTTCCCAAGAAAACTGGTTAAATACGCCCAGATGGGGCTTAAGGATAAGTTATTAAAGAGTCCTGAACCCTGGCTTTGTTATTACTGTGGTGATTGTTCCGACAACTGCCCCCGCCAGGCGGATCCCGGCGAGACGATGATGGTGATGCGCCGCTATCTCACCTCCCAGTATGACTGGACAGGTTTCGCACGGAGGTTTTACACTTCCGAGAAATTCGAAATCTTCGCGATCGTGGTTGTCGCTTTGCTTGTGGGGCTGGCCCTGTTGCTTTTCCGGGCCGGAAATCCCAACATGGAACATGCACACCTGAATTCCGTTTGGCCAGCGCCCGCAATTGAAATAGCAGACCTTATCATGGCCGGTGTGTTAACATTTTTCCTTTTGAGCAACACTTACCGCTGCTTTAGTTTTATCATGGGGGACTTGAAATCAAAAATCCCCCTTGAACATTACCTCATGGAAGCCAAGGAACTCGTCATCCATTTCTTGACCCAGAAGAAATTCAGTGATTGTACGGACAAAATGCAATGGCTGGTACACCTCCTGATCATGACCGGCTATAGTACGGCATTCATGCTGGTTGTAATTTTCCTGGCGGGAGGCATCCATGTCGTGGGTCTTTCCTGGGAGAAGATCATGTTCCAGCGCGATGTGATTTATCCTTTCTTTCATCCGATCAGGTTGCTCGGCTATTATGCCACTTTCGCCCTCCTCTATGGGACGACCTATGCACTGATCGGCAGAATCAAAAAGAGCAAAGCCCCGTACAAGAACTCTCATGGGACGGATTGGATGTTTCTCATCCTTTTGCAGTTGACCACCTTGACCGGTATCATCGTGCACTTCACTCGGCTCCTGGATTGGCCTATGGCGACCTATGTCATCTATGCCATCCATCTCATGATAGCTGTACCCATGCTTGTCCTGGAGGTTCCATTCGCCAAGTGGGCCCATTTGGCCTTCCGGCCGGTAGTCGTCTACCTGATGGCTGTGAAGGACAGGTACGAAAAATCTCTGAAAGGGGCTGCCTAG
- a CDS encoding hydrogenase iron-sulfur subunit has translation MEKKIAVYICTGCGIGDALDVEQLGKVATDECKVPICKTHANLCGQEGVQLIKDDMANEGVNTLVIAACSHRVMYDVFSFDNCILDRVNLREQVVWSQKPGDEDTQMMAEDYLRMGLAKVNAMSLPEPYQPEEEISRNILVVGGGLAGLTSALEAAKAGYSVVLVEKEEQLGGFQKKVKQVATSPYKGIQDNDIDELIQAVSSNDKISVYTGATVEKTVGGPGVFKVTIRQNGSSAEHAIGAIVMAAGWEPYDPNRLDESLGFGTSPNVLTNAMFEERYVEGPVTRPSDGKEVSDVAFLQCAGSRDPNHLPYCSSVCCLTSLKQALRIKAQNPEANVYVVYKELRTPGQAEDLYRKAQEEGVIFIRSQDHAVKVNGDSLMVEAEDELLGEKVLLENLDLVVLATGMVPVTTHGEDIYQKVEEEDEEGKKEEDDLAVPLDVIRESEILNLEYRQGPELPALKDDFPDSHFICFPYETRRTGIYAAGCVRRPMNIANVKEDAAGAAMKAIQCIELTSRGAAVHPRAGDLSFPEFAMQRCTQCKRCTVECPFGAINEDEKANPLPQPTRCRRCGVCMGACPERIISFKNYSVSMIGDMIKAIEVPEEDEEKPRILVLACENDAYPALDMAGIHRMKYNPWVRVIPLRCLGSMNLVWIADSLSKGIDGVLLLGCQHGDDYQCHFIRGSELANIRLSKVSETLDRLALESERVRFETVSIIDYDKLPALLDEFSEAIEEIGPNPFKGW, from the coding sequence ATGGAAAAGAAGATAGCAGTCTATATTTGTACGGGATGCGGCATTGGCGATGCCCTCGATGTAGAACAGCTCGGTAAGGTGGCGACCGATGAATGCAAGGTTCCTATTTGTAAGACCCACGCCAATCTCTGCGGCCAGGAAGGAGTCCAATTGATCAAGGACGACATGGCCAATGAGGGTGTAAACACCTTGGTCATCGCGGCCTGTTCTCACCGGGTCATGTACGATGTTTTCAGCTTCGATAACTGCATTTTGGATCGGGTCAACCTTCGAGAACAGGTCGTTTGGAGCCAAAAGCCGGGAGACGAGGACACGCAGATGATGGCTGAGGACTATCTCCGCATGGGGTTGGCCAAGGTCAACGCCATGTCACTCCCTGAACCCTATCAGCCGGAAGAGGAGATCTCCCGTAATATCCTCGTGGTTGGTGGGGGGCTTGCCGGTTTGACATCGGCTCTCGAGGCGGCCAAGGCTGGTTATTCGGTCGTATTGGTGGAAAAGGAAGAACAACTGGGAGGATTTCAGAAAAAAGTCAAACAGGTCGCCACTTCACCCTATAAGGGAATCCAGGATAACGATATCGACGAGTTGATCCAGGCGGTTTCCTCCAACGACAAGATCAGCGTCTATACCGGGGCGACGGTCGAAAAGACGGTAGGGGGGCCGGGTGTGTTCAAGGTAACGATTCGACAGAACGGGTCCAGCGCCGAACATGCCATCGGTGCCATCGTGATGGCGGCAGGATGGGAACCCTATGATCCGAACAGGCTGGACGAATCCCTGGGTTTCGGGACATCTCCCAATGTGCTTACCAATGCCATGTTCGAGGAGAGGTATGTTGAAGGCCCCGTTACCAGGCCCAGTGACGGTAAAGAGGTTTCGGACGTCGCGTTCCTGCAGTGCGCAGGAAGTCGGGATCCGAATCATCTCCCTTACTGCTCTTCGGTCTGCTGCCTGACCTCTCTCAAGCAAGCACTTCGGATCAAGGCGCAGAATCCCGAAGCCAATGTATATGTAGTCTACAAGGAATTGCGGACCCCGGGGCAGGCGGAGGATCTCTACCGGAAAGCTCAGGAGGAGGGTGTAATTTTTATCCGCAGCCAGGATCATGCCGTCAAGGTCAACGGAGATTCTCTGATGGTCGAGGCGGAGGATGAATTACTGGGCGAAAAAGTTCTCCTGGAAAACCTTGACCTCGTTGTCCTGGCCACCGGAATGGTTCCCGTCACCACCCATGGAGAGGACATCTACCAGAAGGTCGAGGAAGAGGACGAGGAAGGGAAGAAGGAAGAAGACGACTTGGCAGTGCCACTCGATGTGATAAGGGAATCGGAAATCCTGAACCTGGAATACAGGCAGGGACCGGAATTGCCTGCCTTGAAGGATGATTTTCCGGATTCGCATTTCATCTGTTTCCCTTATGAAACACGCAGGACCGGCATCTATGCAGCCGGTTGCGTGAGGCGGCCCATGAATATCGCCAATGTCAAGGAAGATGCCGCTGGAGCCGCTATGAAGGCTATACAGTGTATCGAACTGACTTCCAGGGGTGCTGCGGTCCATCCAAGGGCGGGAGACTTGAGCTTCCCGGAATTCGCCATGCAACGCTGTACCCAGTGCAAGCGCTGTACGGTTGAGTGTCCCTTCGGGGCCATCAACGAGGATGAAAAGGCCAACCCCTTGCCCCAACCCACACGCTGCAGAAGGTGCGGCGTATGTATGGGGGCTTGTCCGGAGAGGATCATTTCTTTCAAGAACTATTCTGTTTCCATGATCGGAGACATGATCAAGGCCATCGAGGTGCCTGAAGAAGACGAGGAAAAACCGAGGATTCTGGTCCTGGCCTGTGAAAATGATGCCTATCCTGCCCTGGATATGGCCGGCATCCATCGGATGAAGTACAATCCTTGGGTCCGGGTGATCCCTCTTCGCTGCCTCGGATCCATGAACCTCGTGTGGATCGCGGACTCCCTTTCGAAGGGGATCGACGGCGTACTTCTCCTCGGGTGCCAGCATGGGGATGACTATCAGTGTCATTTCATCAGAGGCAGCGAATTGGCCAATATCCGGTTGAGCAAGGTTTCTGAGACACTGGATCGTTTGGCCCTGGAATCCGAGCGTGTGCGGTTCGAAACGGTCTCGATTATCGACTATGACAAGCTGCCCGCACTCCTGGACGAATTCTCCGAGGCCATTGAAGAGATCGGACCGAATCCCTTCAAAGGTTGGTAA